A stretch of the Corylus avellana chromosome ca6, CavTom2PMs-1.0 genome encodes the following:
- the LOC132185511 gene encoding uncharacterized protein LOC132185511 has product MLVTRKSFIFNIPTSYPFVRRNGRKSGISMAKKKDLSDNSKTQQETIFPLKISNPILARSIVAVLGLGFIDAWYSGDWSRIGVISKEIEDLLKLAAFVVPSLCIFLIFSFYREPEA; this is encoded by the exons ATGCTGGTCACAAGAAAGAGCTTTATCTTCAACATCCCGACTTCTTATCCGTTTGTGAGGAGAAATGGTAGAAAATCTGGAATCTCAATGGCTAAGAAGAAAGATTTGTCTGATAATTCCAAGACCCAGCAAGAAACCATTTTCCCACTGAAAATCTCCAACCCAATTCTTGCTCGCTCTATTGTGGCAGTGCTTGGGCTGGGATTCATCGATGCTTG GTACAGTGGAGATTGGTCAAGGATTGGAGTGATATCAAAGGAGATTGAGGACTTGCTAAAGCTTGCAGCTTTTGTAGTTCCTTCTCTGTgtatctttctcattttttctttctacagGGAACCagaagcttga
- the LOC132185512 gene encoding disease resistance protein RPV1-like has translation MAFQETHSSSSSSSSSSFTHPSTFDVFLSFRGEDTRNNFTAHLCAALRRNGINTFMDDKLRSGEKISPALLKAIEQSKISIIVFSKNYASSHWCLDELMKILECREIRKQQVLPLFYDVDPKQVRNQIESVGEAFAKLEERFKDDEMKVNGWKTALSDMANLSGMHLANRKSL, from the exons ATGGCCTTCCAAGaaacccattcttcttcttcttcttcttcttcttcttctttcacccATCCATCAACTTTCgatgtattcttgagttttagaggtgAAGATACTCGAAACAATTTTACTGCCCATTTATGCGCAGCTTTGCGTCGAAACGGAATTAACACCTTCATGGATGATAAGCTTAGAAGTGGAGAGAAAATTTCACCAGCACTTCTCAAAGCCATTGAGCAGTCAAAGATTTCAATCATTGTATTCTCTAAAAACTATGCATCATCTCATTGGTGCTTGGATGAACTAATGAAGATCCTCGAGTGTAGAGAAATAAGGAAGCAACAAGTTTTACCGTTGTTTTATGATGTAGATCCGAAGCAAGTACGGAACCAAATTGAAAGTGTTGGAGAAGCATTTGCCAAACTTGAAGAAAGGTTCAAGGATGACGAAATGAAGGTGAATGGGTGGAAGACAGCCCTAAGCGACATGGCCAATTTGTCAGGAATGCATCTGGCAAACAG gaagtctCTGTAG
- the LOC132185509 gene encoding disease resistance protein RUN1-like, which produces MAFQGASSSYSSTHPCTYDVFLSFRGEDTRNNFTAHLWAALRQKGINTFMDDNLRSGDEISLTLLKAIEESKISIIVFSKNYASSRWCLEELVKILECRKTKGQNVLPLFYNLNPSIIRNQTNIVGEALVKHKERLKNDEMKVQRWKTALIEAANLSGKHLENRNESLFIHEIIEWVNSILVNKTYFQVAKYLVGIKSRVQDVKSLLDMEKNDRTCTIGIFGIGGIGKTTITKAIYNSIASQFECSIFLENVRETSRRKDGLIHLQNKLLSKILGGLSQMVDNVDQGITLIEQRLRLKKILLILDDVDHSDQLEKIVGKGDWFGLGSRIIITTRDKHLLIKHQVLAYEVKELDRYKSLQLFSWHAFNRDRPNDDYVEVTEDAVCYARGLPLALTVLGSTLKGRDIFYWKKYVTKVLDSRGFHSYSGIEELKDKCLITQSCGSLVMHDLVREMGREIVRQESPKEPGKRSRLWFHEDVRNVLEKNTGTNKVEGLLIDLPEVDLIHLSSKAFKKMKMLRLFISHNAHFYEEPDFLSNELRLLDWSEYSRESLPSNFRGKNLVVLRMSHSHLKKLEGVENFKNMTIMNFTNCKFLRKIPDVSSISNLERLILDGCKNLVEVHHSVGFLDKLVCLRLAYRSNLKSFPKSLKLQSLKFLSLLGCSRLKKFPEIECQMECLVYIDFQYTNIEELPSSIGYLIGIKTLDLSGCKNLKNIPNNIYQLQHLERLNLGGCNSLKGMPPYPSSKFEFLQKVIDNRQFMSSEILDPTQRWFHELGPIHRSDFLCLANISTALVSPKVEKKKYHATEDFRYYRRWRMIDDNLCHLKYHTTIGSS; this is translated from the exons ATGGCCTTCCAGGGAGCCTCCTCTTCTTACTCTTCCACCCATCCATGTACTTATGATGtcttcttgagttttagaggcgaAGATACTCGCAACAATTTCACTGCTCATCTATGGGCAGCTTTGCGTCAAAAGGGAATCAACACCTTTATGGATGACAATCTCAGAAGCGGAGACGAAATTTCACTTACACTTCTCAAAGCCATTGAAGAGTCGAAGATTTCAATAATTGTATTCTCTAAAAATTATGCATCATCCAGATGGTGCTTGGAGGAGCTAGTGAAGATCCTTGAGTGTAGAAAAACAAAGGGGCAAAATGTTCTACCATTGTTTTACAACCTAAATCCATCGATAATACGGAATCAAACCAATATTGTTGGAGAAGCACTCGTCAAACATAAAGAAAGGTTAAAAAACGATGAAATGAAGGTGCAAAGGTGGAAGACAGCCCTAATAGAAGCAGCCAATTTGTCAGGGAAGCATTTAGAAAACAG GAATGAATCTCTATTTATTCACGAAATCATTGAATGGGTGAATTCGATATTAGTAAACAAGACATACTTTCAAGTTGCTAAGTATCTAGTTGGAATAAAGTCTCGTGTACAAGATGTGAAGTCGCTTTTAGATATGGAGAAAAATGACCGTACATGCACAATAGGGATCTTTGGAAttggtggaattggtaagacaactatcACCAAAGCTATCTACAACTCAATTGCTTCTCAGTTTGAATGtagtatttttcttgaaaatgttaGAGAAACTTCCCGCCGAAAGGATGGTCTAATCcatttgcaaaataaacttctttctaaAATCCTAGGAGGTTTAAGTCAAATGGTTGACaatgttgatcaaggaattacttTGATAGAACAGAGGCTTCgcctaaaaaaaatacttctaattcttgatgatgtggatcattCAGACCAATTAGAAAAGATTGTTGGAAAAGGCGATTGGTTTGGcttaggaagtagaatcattataacaacaagagataaacaTTTACTAATTAAGCATCAAGTTTTAGCCTACGAGGTAAAGGAATTGGATCGTTACAAATCCCTTCagctctttagttggcatgccttcAATAGAGACAGACCTAATGATGATTATGTAGAAGTCACAGAAGATGCAGTATGTTATGCTCGAGGATTGCCACTAGCTTTAACAGTGCTAGGATCGACTTTAAAAGGAAGAGATATATTTTATTGGAAAA AATATGTCACAAAAGTACTAGATAGTCGTGGTTTTCACTCATATAGCGGCATCGAAGAGCTAAAGGATAAGTGCTTGATAACTCAATCTTGTGGATCATTGGTGATGCATGACTTGGTGCGagaaatgggtagagaaattgttcgacaagaatcacccAAGGAACCTGGCAAGCGCAGTAGATTatggtttcatgaagatgtCCGTAATGTCCTAGAAAAAAATACG GGAACAAACAAAGTTGAGGGCTTATTGATAGATTTGCCTGAAGTAGACTTGATACACTTAAGTTCCAAAGCTttcaagaagatgaaaatgCTCAGGCTATTTATAAGCCATAATGCACACTTTTATGAAGAGCctgattttctctctaatgaGCTAAGATTGCTTGATTGGTCTGAATATTCTCGAGAATCTTTGCCATCCAATTTTCGTGGAAAGAACCTTGTTGTTTTAAGAATGTCTCATAGCCACCTCAAGAAATTGGAAGGAGTTGAG aatttCAAAAACATGACAATTATGAATTTCactaattgtaaatttttaagaaaaattccAGATGTTTCAAGCATCTCAAATTTGGAGAGGTTGATTCTTGATGGTTGCAAAAATTTAGTTGAAGTTCATCATTCAGTTGGATTTCTTGATAAGCTTGTTTGTTTAAGGCTTGCATACCGTTCTAATCTTAAGAGTTTTCCAAAAAGCCTCAAGTTGCAATCTCTTaaatttctttcccttttgGGGTGCTCTAGGCTTAAGAAGTTTCCTGAAATCGAGTGTCAAATGGAATGTTTAGTGTACATTGACTTCCAATATACTAATATAGAGGAACTGCCTTCATCTATTGGGTACCTCATTGGAATTAAGACATTAGATCTAAGTGGTTGCAAGAACCTCAAGAATATTCCAAATAACATTTATCAATTGCAACATTTAGAGCGTCTCAATCTCGGGGGTTGTAATAGTTTAAAAGGAATGCCTCCATAcccttcttcaaaatttgagtttctacAGAAAGTGATTGATAACAGACAATTTATGTCCTCTGAAATACTTGACCCAACTCAACGGTGGTTCCATGAACTTGGCCCAATTCACCGGTCAGATTTTCTTTGCCTAGCAAACATAAGCACTGCTCTCGTCAGTCCCAaggtagagaagaaaaaatatcatGCGACAGAAGATTTTCGTTACTACAGAAGGTGGAGGATGATAGACGACAATTTATGTCATCTGAAATACCATACCACCATCGGATCCTCATGA